In Pirellulales bacterium, one DNA window encodes the following:
- a CDS encoding MinD/ParA family protein, translating to MAKIISIHSFRGGTGKSNTTANLAVMVAKQGYRVAIVDTDIQSPGVHVLFHLEPKRILHTLNDFLWGDAKIHEAAIDVTPSVVGDILPDSERPRLFLVPSSADSGAIGRILRDGYDVGLLNDGFHDLIRDCKLDYLFIDTHPGVNEETLLSIAISDLLLLVMRPDNQDFQGTAVTAELARRLDVKNMLLLVNKVPSTMDRQALREKVEGLYSTEVAGVLPLNEEIVQVASGAIFSNRFPDHPFSRGLRAIADRITSL from the coding sequence GTGGCCAAAATCATCTCGATCCACTCCTTTCGCGGCGGCACCGGCAAATCGAACACGACGGCCAACCTGGCGGTGATGGTGGCCAAGCAAGGGTACCGCGTCGCGATCGTCGACACTGATATTCAATCGCCCGGCGTCCACGTGCTGTTTCATCTCGAGCCGAAGCGCATCCTGCACACGCTCAACGACTTTCTGTGGGGCGACGCCAAGATCCATGAAGCGGCGATCGACGTCACGCCGTCGGTCGTGGGCGATATCCTGCCCGACAGCGAACGTCCGCGGCTGTTTCTCGTGCCGTCGAGTGCCGACAGCGGCGCCATTGGCCGCATCCTGCGCGACGGCTACGACGTGGGCCTGCTGAACGATGGCTTTCACGACCTGATCCGCGACTGCAAGCTCGACTACCTGTTCATCGATACGCACCCGGGCGTCAACGAAGAGACGTTGCTGTCGATCGCTATTTCGGACCTGCTGCTGTTGGTGATGCGTCCCGACAACCAGGACTTCCAGGGTACGGCCGTGACGGCCGAACTGGCGCGGCGTCTCGACGTGAAGAACATGCTGCTGCTGGTCAACAAGGTGCCCTCGACGATGGATCGGCAGGCACTGCGTGAAAAGGTCGAGGGCCTCTACTCGACCGAGGTGGCCGGAGTGTTGCCGCTGAACGAAGAGATCGTGCAGGTGGCCAGCGGGGCCATCTTCAGCAATCGATTTCCCGATCATCCTTTCTCGCGCGGTTTGCGAGCCATCGCCGATCGCATCACCTCACTCTGA
- a CDS encoding FHA domain-containing protein → MTTSGTRPQSTAIALRLIHATLGHAMQTWSFMRQAIVRIGRLEDTDVFVADPHVSRLHAELRYLDGAWHLSSLGRHGVWIDDQQVTEPSRQLRHGDSFQLGPGGPRLEFLEIDGRALSDSQKARTTVELDFIDLAELGIDQQQAETQVQQITGEETFRLLIQKAQDLRKKRDPPS, encoded by the coding sequence GTGACGACCTCCGGCACTCGACCCCAAAGCACGGCCATCGCCTTGCGGCTGATCCATGCGACGCTCGGGCACGCCATGCAGACCTGGAGTTTCATGCGTCAGGCCATTGTCCGGATCGGACGACTCGAAGACACCGACGTGTTTGTCGCCGATCCTCACGTTTCGCGGCTGCACGCCGAGCTGCGCTACCTCGACGGCGCCTGGCATTTGTCCTCGCTGGGGCGGCATGGCGTCTGGATCGATGATCAGCAGGTGACCGAGCCCTCGCGACAACTCCGCCACGGCGATTCGTTTCAACTGGGTCCGGGCGGCCCGCGACTCGAGTTTCTCGAAATCGACGGGCGCGCCTTGAGCGACTCGCAAAAGGCGCGCACCACGGTCGAGCTCGACTTCATCGATCTCGCCGAATTGGGCATCGACCAGCAACAGGCTGAAACGCAGGTGCAACAGATTACCGGCGAAGAAACGTTTCGTCTCTTGATTCAAAAGGCCCAAGATCTGCGCAAGAAGCGCGACCCACCGAGCTAG